The following DNA comes from Pseudomonas triticicola.
CAGCACACCGGCCGTTTCCAGCTCGGAACACTGGCGCCCGAGCTGATGAAGGATCTGTCCGCAGTGATCCGGCGCCTCCCCATCGATCGGCGGGCTGACCCAGTCGGCACTGGCCTGCTCCTCGCTATCTCCACGCAACCGCGCGTTCAGCGCGTGGGCGAAACCGCACAGGTTGCGCAACAGTTGCCTACGCAGGCGCGTGTCATCGATGCCTTGGGTTTCGCGCATCACCGCGCGCACCCGCAGCAGCACCTCGCCCCAGGCCTTGCGGCCCTCGTACCAACGGTCATAACAGGCGTTGTTGCGAAAGCTCAGGAAGATCGACAGCGACAGACCGAGCAGGGTGAACGGCGTCGAATTGATCTGGGCGAAGTAGCTCGGCACCAGAAGTTCGATCAGCACAATCGCCGCCGCGAGCAGTGTCAGCATCAAGGTGCGCACGGCGATGCGTTTGGCGATCGAGCCTCGGAGGGTGAACAGCACGGCGAACTGATTGGGTCTCGGTCTGACGATCATCTCGCGGTCCCGGTTGCGCGGCGAATCAGCCGCCGGTCATGTTCATGAAACGCACCACTTGCACGTCGTCGTTGACTTCGAAGTTGTGTCGATACGGCTTGAGTTTCATCGCCTCGATGATCGCGTTCTCCAGACGTTCCGGGTGGCCCGGATGGGCGCGCAACACCGCTTTGAGGTCCATCGAATGCTCGTTGCCCAGGCACAGCAGCAAGCGACCTTCGACGGTCAGGCGCACGCGGTTGCAGGTGCCGCAGAAGTTGTGGCTGTGCGGTGAAATGAAGCCCAGGCGAATGTTCGGCGCTTCGGCCACGCGCCAGTAGCGCGACGGCCCTTGCGTCGATTCGGTCGAGTCGATCAGGGTAAAGCGTTCGGCGATGCGTTCGCGCACTTGCGCGCTGGAGTAGAAGGATTCGGCGCGGCTGTGTTCGGCGATCGCGCCCAGCGGCATTTCTTCGATGAAGGAAATATCCAGATCACGCTCGATGGCGAAACTGACCAGATCGTTGATCTCGTGATCGTTGCGGCCCTGCATCACCACGCAATTGAGCTTGGTACGGGTGAAACCGGCGGCACGCGCGGCATCGATGCCGTCGATGACCTGCGCCAGATCGCCAGTGCGGGTCAGCTCTTTGAAGCGCTGCGGATCGAGACTGTCGAGGCTGATGTTCAGGCGCTTGACCCCGGCGTCGAACAGCGGCTGGGCCAGTCGGCCCAATTGTGAGCCGTTGGTGGTCAGGCACAGTTCACGCAGGCCGGGCAGGGCGGCGATCTGTTCGCAAAGTTGCACGACACCAGGCCGGATCAGCGGCTCGCCACCCGTGAGGCGGATCTTGCGCGTGCCGAGGGCAACGAAGCTTTGCGCTACCTGGAACAGCTCTTCGAGGGTGAGGATCTGCTGGCGCGGCAGGAACTGCATGTCCTCGGCCATGCAATACACGCAGCGAAAATCGCAGCGGTCGGTGACCGACAGGCGCAGATAATCCACGTGGCGGTTGTGACCATCGATCAATTCACGCTGTGTCATGGGCTCGCCTCGTGGATGTGGAGCGCCGCCAGCGGGCGCAGATCGCGCAGGGTAGGCTGCGCTCGCCACGCCGTCCAATCACTCTGGCTGACCGAGTGATTGACGGCGTCGATGATGCCTTACGGTGCGCCAAACATTGCCGTCCAGTAAATGCCGGCGTTGCTTTTCGGGTCGGTCGCGTAGGCGGCGCCCAGTTCCTGATATTGCGGATTCATCAGATTGGCGCAATGGCCGGGGCTGGCGAGCCAGCCGTCGACGACCTTGCCGACGGTGTCTTGCCCGGCGGCGATGTTCTCGCCGACCAGTTGCCCACTGTAACCGGATAGCTCGGCGCGGTCGCCCGGCGTGCGGCCGTCGCGGTCCTTGTGGTCGAGGTAATTGTTGTTGGCCATGTCGCGGCTGTGATCCTGAGCGACCGTGCCCAGCGTGGCGTTCCAGGCCAGCGGTGCTGCCGCCGCGAAGGACTGGCCGCCGCACTGGCGCGCCTGGCTGCGCGCGGTATTGA
Coding sequences within:
- a CDS encoding bestrophin family protein; protein product: MIVRPRPNQFAVLFTLRGSIAKRIAVRTLMLTLLAAAIVLIELLVPSYFAQINSTPFTLLGLSLSIFLSFRNNACYDRWYEGRKAWGEVLLRVRAVMRETQGIDDTRLRRQLLRNLCGFAHALNARLRGDSEEQASADWVSPPIDGEAPDHCGQILHQLGRQCSELETAGVLSPWRYQLLANHLTCLSQAQAVCDRIKNTPLPFPYTLLLHRTIYLFCLLLPFAMAQSLGWLTPLFTAIVSYTFFGFDAIADELEDPFGRDENDLPTDALVRTLERDVLYELGVSPLPPAPEPDDYVLR
- the moaA gene encoding GTP 3',8-cyclase MoaA; the encoded protein is MTQRELIDGHNRHVDYLRLSVTDRCDFRCVYCMAEDMQFLPRQQILTLEELFQVAQSFVALGTRKIRLTGGEPLIRPGVVQLCEQIAALPGLRELCLTTNGSQLGRLAQPLFDAGVKRLNISLDSLDPQRFKELTRTGDLAQVIDGIDAARAAGFTRTKLNCVVMQGRNDHEINDLVSFAIERDLDISFIEEMPLGAIAEHSRAESFYSSAQVRERIAERFTLIDSTESTQGPSRYWRVAEAPNIRLGFISPHSHNFCGTCNRVRLTVEGRLLLCLGNEHSMDLKAVLRAHPGHPERLENAIIEAMKLKPYRHNFEVNDDVQVVRFMNMTGG